Proteins from one Vanessa atalanta chromosome 15, ilVanAtal1.2, whole genome shotgun sequence genomic window:
- the LOC125069293 gene encoding zinc finger CCCH domain-containing protein 3 encodes MDRNPNKVYINPNFQRTPLKNAWSFQHSDNTNLYQYGSQLQNVEAVNRFGIEKISNRKIYVNPNFKQMKQEQPIPTELKGHEKVENVKNYPVLISKSKYSLVNKADESNNYTEGISQNHSINTKNKTNILQNQNSCFEKVLNKKCTNGVPVIKSRYTIIRKNQVPSENRVEVIQQNFKQDSIPSLVVANKNLSLEICHSYANNVAPKMQENILKNKPFENVTKIKLSKYKTIPATYLKKNISSRNDFNSTSLISQSHTNDEFSFNINTYKLTRSSSKSNKEGNPLKTNIKTSKKSLWPSQSKIKLLKANFKVNNIPCRLFIKYGKCLRKDYGNCEYVHDKKHVSLCRKFLKGICHDSDCALSHELTANKMPTCYFYLKGICTKENCPYLHIKLNEKIKICHSFLRGYCENGDTCQFRHVKVNQCKKSNIFNLNTCNKYKNLPSKSTKLKTTKTKCSIKKKDLTQLNNKNNVKLCDKKDADVDCRYYKEMVTNEDSCKNIKPTRCKIGTLPSFIQL; translated from the coding sequence ATGGATAGAAATCCaaataaagtatacattaaCCCAAATTTTCAAAGAACTCCTCTTAAAAATGCATGGTCATTTCAACATTCAGACAATactaatttatatcaatatggTTCACAATTGCAAAATGTTGAAGCTGTAAACAGATTTGgtatagaaaaaatatcaaacagaaaaatatatgttaatccAAATTTCAAACAAATGAAACAAGAACAGCCAATACCAACAGAACTAAAAGGACATGAAAAAGTTGAAAATGTGAAGAATTACCCAGTACTAATATCAAAATCCAAATATTCTCTTGTGAATAAAGCTGATGAAAGTAATAACTATACAGAAGGCATATCTCAGAATCATAGCATAAATACAAAGAACAAAACTAACAttctacaaaatcaaaatagttgCTTCGAAaaagttttgaataaaaaatgtacaaatggAGTTCCTGTTATAAAATCTCGTTATACCATTATTAGAAAAAACCAAGTACCCTCTGAAAATCGTGTAGAAGTTATACAGCAAAATTTTAAACAGGATTCTATTCCTAGTTTAGTGGTTGCAAATAAGAACTTAAGCCTTGAGATTTGTCATTCGTATGCCAATAATGTAGCACCTAAAATGcaggaaaatatattaaaaaataaaccatttgaaaatgtaactaaaattaaattaagtaagtatAAAACAATACCAGCTACAtacttaaaaaagaatatttcatCAAGAAATGATTTCAATTCAACATCATTAATATCACAATCACATACAAATGACGAATtttcgtttaatataaatacatataaactaaCAAGGTCTAGCTCAAAGTCTAATAAGGAAGGTAACCCtttgaaaacaaacataaaaactaGTAAGAAAAGTCTCTGGCcaagtcaaagtaaaattaaattattaaaagcaaatttcaaagtaaataacattccatgtagattatttataaaatatggaaAGTGTCTAAGAAAAGATTATGGAAACTGTGAATATGTTCATGATAAAAAACATGTTTCACTTTGTAGGAAATTCTTAAAGGGAATCTGTCATGATAGTGATTGTGCTCTTTCACATGAATTAACTGCGAATAAGATGCCTacatgttacttttatttaaaaggaataTGTACCAAAGAGAATTGTCCTTACTTGcatattaaattgaatgaaaaaattaaaatatgtcattCTTTTTTGCGGGGATACTGTGAGAACGGCGATACATGTCAGTTTAGACACGTAAAAGTAAATCAGTGtaagaaatcaaatatatttaatttaaatacatgtaacaaatataaaaacttaccaAGTAAAAGTACAAAACTCAAAACAACTAAGACAAAATGTAGTATTAAAAAGAAAGAtttaacacaattaaataacaaaaataatgtaaagttaTGTGACAAAAAAGATGCAGATGTTGATTGtagatattataaagaaatggtTACTAATGAAGATAGTTGTAAAAACATAAAACCTACGAGATGCAAGATAGGAACTTTGCCTTCATTTATAcaattgtag
- the LOC125069295 gene encoding U6 snRNA phosphodiesterase 1, whose product MSALAYICDYGSEEETTDSEKEDTENLEKLKLPTPNLSGVSVVLSEEHIDNPSLHSGRTRSFPHIRGNWATFIYVEYPNKGNLFQIIEKLEALVKSVDESCMVCEDVHISLSKTFVLRYHMIKSFTSTLQNVLNNNNSFILNFDSVEVYCNEENTRTFIALGVDALSHAYLNNILKQINTLLDDFKLPTFYENPSFHMSILSVNGNKKDLLLKILNNLYDIFIQQKYILKSENINKVNCKSGNKIYQYCLK is encoded by the exons ATGTCTGCTTTGGCTTACATTTGTGATTACGGAAGCGAAGAAGAGACTACAGATAGTGAAAAAGAAGATACTGAGAATTTAGAAAA GTTAAAGTTACCAACCCCGAATCTAAGTGGAGTCTCTGTTGTGTTGTCAGAAGAACATATTGATAACCCCTCACTTCACAGTGGGCGTACTCGTTCTTTTCCACACATAAGAGGAAATTGGGCCacatttatatatgttgaat ATCCGAATAAGGGAaatctatttcaaataatagaaaaattagaGGCTTTAGTAAAATCTGTTGATGAATCATGTATGGTATGTGAGGATGTACACATAAGCCTAtctaaaacatttgttttaagatATCACATGATAAAGTCCTTTACATCAACATTACAGAATGTGCTAAATAACAACAACag TTTTATATTGAACTTTGATTCTGTTGAAGTATATTGTAATGAAGAAAATACTCGTACATTTATTGCCCTTGGAGTAGATGCTTTAAGTCAtgcctatttgaataatatactcaaacaaataaacactCTTTTAGATGATTTCAAACTACCAACATTTTATGAG AATCCATCGTTTCATATGAGCATTCTAAGTgtgaatggaaataaaaaagatttactgttgaaaattttaaacaacttatatgatatttttatacaacaaaaatatatactaaaatccgAAAACATCAACAAGGTAAATTGCAAAagtggaaataaaatttatcagtaCTGTTTAAAGTAA
- the LOC125069210 gene encoding dehydrogenase/reductase SDR family member 4, protein MFLSSNLTSKIAMPKIYTQFTSANNFHSSRLKGKVALITASTEGIGYAIAKRLGDEGASVVISSRKEDNVKQATDSLRKDGINAEGLVCHVGDAEQRQKLFDFAKRKYGGIDILVSNAAVNPAVSPILETDEKVWDKIFEVNVKCSWLLAKEVYPELIKRGGGSIVFISSIAGYQPMEPLGPYSVSKTTLLGLTKAIASEVVNDNIRVNCVAPGIVATKFASAITSSEAGKEKSLSIVPMNRFGKPSEIASAVAFLVSDDASYMTGETLVVAGGTYAHL, encoded by the exons atgtttttatcttctaatttaacttcaaaaattgcaatgccaaaaatatatacacaatttaCAAGTGCAAATAATTTTCATAGTAGCAGACTGAAAGGCAAAGTAGCTCTAATCACAGCGTCTACTGAAGG TATCGGTTATGCTATAGCGAAGCGATTGGGTGATGAAGGGGCGTCGGTTGTTATAAGCAGCAGAAAAGAAGATAATGTGAAACAAGCTACAGATAGTTTACGTAAAGATGGTATTAATGCTGAAGGTCTAGTCTGCCATGTAGGCGATGCAGAACAAAgacaaaaattatttgatttt GCGAAAAGAAAATATGGAGGTATCGATATTCTTGTGTCTAACGCAGCTGTGAATCCCGCCGTGTCGCCAATATTAGAG accGATGAAAAAGTTTGGGACAAAATTTTTGAAGTCAATGTAAAATGCTCGTGGTTATTAGCAAAAGAAGTTTATCCTGAGTTAATCAAAAGAGGAGGTGGAAGCATCGTATTCATTTCATCTATTGCTGGATACCAACCAATGGAA ccATTGGGTCCTTATAGCGTCAGTAAAACAACTCTTCTGGGATTGACGAAGGCTATCGCAAGCGAAGttgttaatgataatattagGGTCAACTGTGTAGCTCCTGGAATAGTTGCGACGAAGTTTGCTTCTGCG atAACTTCTTCCGAGGCGGGAAAAGAAAAGAGCCTGTCCATAGTGCCTATGAACAGATTTGGAAAACCATCAGAAATAGCTAGCGCTGTTGCTTTTCTGGTATCAGACGATGCAAGCTACATGACTGGAGAAACACTGGTCGTAGCTGGGGGCACTTATGCGCATCTTTAA
- the LOC125069191 gene encoding protein ecdysoneless homolog, producing MSKVRLHQKYDDTIQCFFFSSKNYNNSEWQELCDLINKTITSLSQEYIWHRDEFKVVLPITSGDKNDIPQHLISITCFGDNVEDEWFIVYLLLELTKTYPDLIIQIEDNDGDFLLIEAADFLPTWANPDTTENRVFIHDHSVHIIPPCIIPVDSILTLNEALQVLTLKSEETKASPEIQQAIFKRIGSYPQQIHENCHRTIIKLPVEIASVLTLKPSLISYLVSTYCSLDALDAKLCKDIDFDDGLNVEIKLTKFLYAMLVHTRFPTGYRFKTMANDAKTKLGLKLICAYKKITTKSASDVFSTPEYKTFINSLINNGYFKENLQGSVEYTRLLANAQTYFSNMECPISTYVCNIINDIKSTDKFKSTIELLQNKSDRDLLEEDDDTWLNIHPDQLNVFLNDRYGKKNQMKNNDPITPHIINSDLTKFLKETSDFEGVEKVNTENENETIEFNSEQFVSCLERMLSIISSKDVSDDSDQSDFSDECDNSIEVNNVNVDQDRELASKLKTTDKGSENDEETVLKNFIHSMKEEGLSGPASTVLRTIGINKCDLIDSDDDE from the exons ATGTCTAAAGTTCGGTTACATCAAAAGTATGATGATACAATTCAGTGCTTTTTCTTTTCttcaaaaaactataataatagtgAATGGCAGGAACTGTgcgatttgataaataaaacaataacttcgTTATCACAAGAATACATTTGGCATCGAGACGAATTTAAAGTTGTTTTGCCTATTACATCTGGAGATAAAAATG aTATTCCACAACATCTCATTAGCATCACATGTTTTGGTGACAATGTTGAGGATGAATGGTTTATTGTGTATCTTTTATTAGAACTTACAAAAACATACCcagatttaataatacaaattgaaGACAATGATGGTGACTTTCTATTGATAGAGGCTGCTGATTTTTTACCTACTTGGGCTAACCCTGACACTACTGAAAACAGA GTTTTTATTCATGACCATTCTGTTCATATTATTCCACCATGTATTATTCCTGTTGATTCTATTCTCACATTGAACGAGGCTTTACAAGTTCTTACATTGAAGTCTGAGGAAACTAAAGCCTCTCCCGAAATACAACaagctatttttaaaagaattggGAGTTACCCTCAACAAATACATGAAAATTGCCACAGAACTATCATAAAACTGCCTGTAGAAATAGCGTCAGTGTTAACACTCAAACCATCCCTGATTTCTTATCTTGTGAGTACATATTGCAGTCTTGATGCTCTTGATGCAAAACTTTGTAAAGATATTGATTTTGATGATGGTttgaatgttgaaataaaattaacgaaatttTTATATGCTATGCTTGTGCACACAAGATTCCCTACTGGTTATAGATTTAAAACTATGGCAAATGACGCTAAAACTAAACTTGGGTTAAAGTTGATATGTGCTTATAAGAAAATTACAACTAAGTCCGCTAGTGATGTTTTCTCAACACcagaatataaaacattcattaACAGCTTAATTAATAATggttatttcaaagaaaatttacAGGGGTCAGTTGAATATACAAGATTATTAGCAAATGCACAAACCTATTTTTCCAACATGGAATGTCCCATAAGtacatatgtttgtaatattattaatgatattaaatcaaCTGATAAATTTAAGAGTACTAttgaattattacaaaacaaaagtgATAGAGATTTATTAGAAGAGGATGATGATACATGGCTTAATATACATCCAGAtcaattaaatgtgtttttgaaTGACCGGTAtgggaaaaaaaatcaaatgaaaaataatgatcCCATAACTCCCCATATTATAAACTCAGACTTgactaaatttttaaaagagaCATCTGACTTTGAGGGTGTTGAAAAAGTTAATacagaaaatgaaaatgaaacaattgaatttaactCTGAACAATTTGTAAGTTGTTTAGAAAGAATGCTAAGTATAATTTCAAGTAAAGATGTTTCTGATGATTCAGATCAAAGTGATTTTAGTGATGAATGTGACAATTCCATTGAAGTGAACAATGTAAATGTAGATCAAGACAGAGAGCTtgcttcaaaattaaaaacaacagaCAAAGGCAGTGAAAATGATGAAGAAACTGTACTTAAAAATTTCATCCACAGCATGAAAGAAGAAGGCTTATCAGGTCCTGCTAGTACTGTATTGAGAACAATTGGAATTAATAAATGTGATTTAATAGAttctgatgatgatgaataa